The Candidatus Binataceae bacterium genome contains a region encoding:
- a CDS encoding aspartate aminotransferase family protein — MAELRESPNSSMLPLTFIRGPYEPLLIDHAEGAWLHTADGRKILDAAGGAVVTNIGQGREEIAQLMAEEVRRANYVVPIWSTPQRQRLVERLARWTPPGLTRFFFTSGGSEAVEAALKFALMYHKVNGRPQRTKIIAREASYHGNSIAALSVGGSLRRADYEHVLFDWPKIKPSYCYRCPWDKTYPGCDIDCANALEAEIVRHGADTVAAFIAEPMMGSAGGSVPPVKEYWPRLAEICRRHGVLLIADEVMTGFGRTGRRFAVDHWNVVPDILVGGKGLAGGYMPMGMIAVREELVEQCEAKGADFMFYTYSSHPTACAVAERVLEIMEREQLVERAAAIGARLGAQLKEELSGHPMVGDIRGAGMFWGVEVVRDRASRAPYPPAMKVASRVVAAGLKRGLFVYPATGMARPGGDAVMVTPPFVIGPEEIDYIVSRLRATLDDVHPNLQ, encoded by the coding sequence ATGGCCGAGCTGCGCGAATCACCGAATTCCTCGATGCTGCCGCTGACGTTCATCCGCGGCCCCTACGAGCCGCTGCTGATCGACCATGCCGAGGGCGCCTGGCTGCACACGGCCGATGGGAGGAAGATCCTCGACGCCGCCGGCGGCGCAGTCGTGACCAACATCGGACAAGGCCGCGAGGAAATCGCCCAACTGATGGCCGAAGAGGTCCGCCGCGCCAACTACGTCGTCCCGATCTGGTCCACGCCGCAGCGCCAGCGCCTGGTCGAGCGGCTTGCGCGATGGACTCCGCCGGGACTCACGCGCTTCTTCTTTACGTCCGGCGGTTCCGAGGCGGTCGAAGCGGCACTCAAGTTCGCGCTGATGTATCACAAGGTCAACGGCCGCCCGCAGCGCACGAAGATAATCGCGCGCGAGGCCTCCTATCACGGCAATTCGATCGCCGCGCTCTCGGTCGGCGGCAGCCTGCGCCGCGCGGACTACGAGCACGTGCTGTTCGATTGGCCGAAGATCAAACCCTCGTACTGTTACCGATGTCCGTGGGACAAGACCTATCCCGGATGCGACATCGATTGCGCCAATGCGCTCGAGGCCGAGATCGTGCGCCACGGTGCGGACACGGTCGCGGCGTTCATCGCCGAACCGATGATGGGATCGGCGGGCGGCTCGGTGCCGCCGGTCAAGGAATACTGGCCGCGGCTGGCGGAGATCTGCCGCCGCCACGGCGTTCTGCTCATCGCCGACGAGGTGATGACCGGCTTCGGACGCACCGGCCGGCGCTTCGCCGTCGACCATTGGAACGTGGTCCCCGACATCCTGGTCGGCGGCAAGGGCCTCGCCGGCGGCTACATGCCGATGGGTATGATCGCGGTGCGGGAGGAGCTGGTCGAGCAGTGCGAGGCAAAGGGCGCCGACTTCATGTTTTACACCTACAGCTCGCATCCCACCGCCTGCGCCGTCGCCGAGCGCGTGCTCGAGATAATGGAGCGCGAGCAGCTGGTCGAACGGGCGGCCGCGATTGGCGCGCGGCTCGGTGCGCAGCTCAAGGAGGAGCTCTCGGGCCATCCGATGGTCGGCGACATCCGCGGCGCCGGGATGTTCTGGGGCGTCGAGGTGGTGCGCGACCGCGCCTCGCGCGCGCCGTATCCGCCGGCGATGAAGGTTGCGAGCCGGGTGGTCGCGGCCGGGCTCAAACGCGGGCTGTTCGTCTACCCGGCGACCGGGATGGCCCGGCCGGGCGGCGACGCGGTGATGGTGACGCCGCCATTCGTGATCGGTCCCGAGGAGATCGATTATATCGTGAGCCGGCTCCGCGCCACGCTCGACGACGTGCATCCGAATCTGCAGTAG